Proteins from one Rhinopithecus roxellana isolate Shanxi Qingling chromosome 20, ASM756505v1, whole genome shotgun sequence genomic window:
- the IGSF6 gene encoding immunoglobulin superfamily member 6 yields the protein MGTVSRSNIARHLQTNLILFCVGAVGACTVSVTQPWYLEVDYTHEAVTIKCTFSATGCPSEQPTCLWFRYGAQQPENLCLDGCKSEADKFTVREAFIENQVSLTVNRVTANDSAIYICGIAFPSVREARAKQTGRGTTLVVREIKLLSKELWSFLTALVSLLSVYVTGVCVAFILLSKSKSKPLRNKEIKEDSQQKKSVRRIFQEIAQELYHKRHVETNQRSEKDNTTYENRRGLSNCERP from the exons GTGCTGTGGGCGCCTGTACTGTCTCTGTCACACAACCATGGTACCTAGAAGTGGACTACACTCACGAGGCCGTCACCATAAAGTGTACCTTCTCCGCAACCGGATGCCCTTCTGAGCAACCAACATGCCTGTGGTTTCGCTACGGCGCTCAACAGCCTGAGAACCTGTGCTTGGATGGGTGCAAAAGTGAGGCAGACAAGTTCACAGTGAGGGAAGCCTTCATAGAAAACCAAGTTTCCCTCACTGTAAACAGAGTGACTGCAAACGACAGTGCAATTTACATCTGTGGAATAGCATTCCCCAGTGTGCGGGAAGCAAGAGCTAAGCAGACGGGAAGAGGGACCACACTGGTGGTAAGAG AAATTAAGCTGCTCAGCAAGGAACTGTGGAGCTTCCTGACAGCTCTTGTATCACTGCTCTCTGTCTATGTGACTGGTGTATGCGTGGCCTTCATACTCCTCTCCAAA TCAAAATCCAAACctctaagaaacaaagaaataaaagaagactcaCAGCAG AAGAAGAGTGTTCGGCGTATTTTTCAGGAAATTGCTCAAGAACTATACCATAAGAGACATGTGGAAACAAACCAGCGATCT GAGAAAGACAACACCACTTATGAAAACAGAAGAGGACTTTCCAACTGTGAAAGACCATAG